A window from Funiculus sociatus GB2-C1 encodes these proteins:
- a CDS encoding DICT sensory domain-containing protein: MNLQPAPDGSLYQLALKLAVQPLSVTAATLTSFSRALLDTLIEQQLPATIWVKLPPGQVWQQEIDSYHQWMSVPHTIYLCKQLGTGDKPLPSPQSNPKNPAESRIIPIYLAPDSPILREYFVLVLSEKFVGLILAHRPHRTKQEIQTIPTDKDLAPGKSMELIDIQQGLSFEESDELLAFNINQIATEKKRLQAICSFDFPVIQQLLQGIGNAIAPNQEDLSSLDKKLGILPQDNDFVQTKAIASILIHLLETQGKQEQSRRLNSTSEGTTAQTAALQRQNESLLDDLLFKNELLSNSLLELRTPLTNMKTALKLLESPNLKPAQRQRYMRLLHTECDRQTSLMSGLMELVQLDSTTIPINPPPVHLAEIVPGVVSTYQPLAQEKGVQLGYTISTNLPIVSCLESWLRQIVINLLHNSIKFTPTGGQVWVRSKQQGEYVQLEFRDTGIGIAPNELPKIFDRFYRGRPAGGEEVVGAGLGLTIVQQLLLRCGGSISVTSRLGQGSTFKVLLPIAN; encoded by the coding sequence ATGAATCTGCAACCCGCTCCAGATGGATCTCTCTACCAGCTAGCTTTAAAGCTAGCTGTTCAGCCTCTTTCCGTCACTGCTGCTACTCTCACGTCTTTCTCACGGGCGCTCTTGGATACACTGATTGAGCAACAGCTACCAGCTACTATCTGGGTGAAGCTGCCGCCTGGTCAAGTGTGGCAGCAGGAGATAGATTCATATCATCAATGGATGAGTGTCCCGCACACGATTTATCTATGCAAGCAGTTGGGGACTGGGGACAAGCCACTTCCCAGTCCTCAATCAAATCCCAAAAATCCGGCCGAATCACGGATTATTCCAATTTATCTGGCACCGGATAGCCCGATTTTAAGGGAGTATTTTGTCTTAGTCTTATCTGAGAAGTTTGTTGGCTTGATTTTGGCTCATCGTCCCCACCGAACCAAGCAGGAAATCCAGACAATCCCTACAGACAAAGATTTAGCGCCTGGAAAATCGATGGAGCTTATCGATATTCAGCAAGGGTTATCCTTTGAGGAGTCCGACGAGCTGCTGGCATTTAATATTAATCAAATCGCTACAGAAAAAAAGCGACTGCAAGCTATTTGCAGTTTCGACTTTCCTGTGATTCAGCAGCTTTTGCAGGGGATAGGAAACGCGATCGCTCCCAACCAAGAAGATTTATCTTCTTTAGACAAAAAGCTAGGGATTTTACCACAAGATAATGATTTTGTCCAGACCAAAGCGATCGCGTCTATACTCATCCACCTGTTAGAAACCCAAGGAAAGCAAGAGCAGAGCCGTCGCTTGAATAGCACCAGTGAGGGAACAACAGCACAAACAGCAGCCCTACAGCGGCAAAATGAATCGTTGCTTGACGACTTGCTGTTTAAAAACGAGTTGCTGAGTAATTCGCTGCTGGAACTGCGGACACCGCTAACGAACATGAAAACCGCCCTGAAGCTGCTAGAATCGCCGAATCTCAAACCAGCGCAACGCCAACGCTATATGCGGCTGTTGCATACAGAATGCGATCGCCAGACTTCGCTAATGAGCGGTTTAATGGAACTGGTACAGCTAGACAGCACCACCATACCAATCAATCCGCCACCTGTGCATCTAGCAGAAATTGTCCCAGGCGTTGTCAGCACCTATCAGCCTCTGGCCCAAGAAAAAGGCGTCCAGTTAGGTTATACCATCAGCACTAACCTTCCAATTGTCTCTTGTTTAGAGTCATGGTTACGGCAGATAGTAATTAATCTCCTACACAACAGCATCAAATTTACTCCCACTGGCGGTCAGGTTTGGGTACGATCCAAACAACAAGGGGAATACGTGCAGCTAGAATTTCGAGACACCGGAATTGGCATTGCTCCCAATGAATTACCTAAAATTTTTGACCGTTTTTATCGCGGTCGCCCA